A genome region from Alistipes dispar includes the following:
- a CDS encoding DUF3784 domain-containing protein, with protein sequence MELSPHLLTGTLLIVCGLLAKRFPMLISGYNTMPEEKRKNVDIEGLSSFVQRHLVIIGCLWILLATTLALTDQQDALPVILVIYLPVYVIWMVVRAQRYDHNERKR encoded by the coding sequence ATGGAACTGTCACCCCACCTTCTAACCGGGACGCTCCTGATCGTCTGCGGCCTGCTGGCAAAACGGTTCCCGATGCTCATTTCGGGATACAATACCATGCCGGAGGAAAAACGGAAAAACGTGGACATCGAAGGACTTTCGTCGTTCGTGCAGCGGCATCTGGTGATAATCGGTTGTCTATGGATACTGCTCGCCACGACGCTCGCCTTGACGGACCAACAGGACGCCCTGCCGGTAATTCTGGTCATCTACCTGCCGGTTTACGTAATCTGGATGGTGGTCCGTGCCCAGCGTTACGACCACAACGAACGGAAACGATGA
- a CDS encoding fumarylacetoacetate hydrolase family protein, with protein sequence MKIICIEGNYPPHGGNGAEPGAEPVWFLKPDTAMLRNNDPFYIPRFTREVHAACGLIVRISRVGRAVSERFAHRYYDEVGVGIDFTARDLQRQAAAEGLPWERAKAFDHSIALPPRFVRLAEAGGDVARLRFALDVNGERRQTGDMRELLFPVDRLIAAVSRYMTLRMGDLLFTGTPAGAGPVQAGDNLRATLEGYGMLDFDIR encoded by the coding sequence ATGAAGATCATCTGCATAGAGGGCAACTACCCGCCGCACGGCGGCAACGGAGCGGAACCCGGGGCGGAACCCGTCTGGTTTCTCAAACCCGATACGGCGATGCTGCGCAACAACGACCCGTTCTACATTCCCCGCTTCACGCGGGAGGTGCATGCCGCCTGCGGGCTGATCGTGCGCATCAGCCGCGTCGGACGGGCCGTCTCCGAACGGTTCGCGCACCGTTATTACGACGAAGTGGGGGTGGGCATCGACTTCACGGCCCGCGACCTGCAGCGGCAGGCCGCCGCCGAAGGGCTGCCGTGGGAGCGCGCGAAGGCGTTCGACCACTCGATAGCCCTCCCGCCGCGGTTCGTCCGGCTCGCGGAGGCGGGAGGCGACGTCGCACGGCTCCGCTTCGCTCTCGACGTGAACGGAGAGCGCCGCCAGACGGGCGACATGCGGGAGCTGCTCTTCCCGGTGGACCGGCTCATCGCCGCCGTGTCGCGGTACATGACACTGCGCATGGGCGACCTGCTCTTCACCGGAACCCCGGCGGGCGCAGGCCCCGTGCAGGCGGGCGACAACCTGCGCGCGACGCTCGAAGGATACGGAATGCTCGACTTCGACATCCGCTGA